The nucleotide sequence CGAGCGGCCCGATTGCCAGCAAATGGAACGTGCACAGTTGGCCGACGACCTACGTTCTCGATGCCAAGGGCGTCATCCGTTTCAAGGATGTCCGCGAGAAAGAAATGGACGAGGCCGTGGACGCACTGCTCAAGGAAATGAGACGTTGAACGGCGACGTGATCAAACTGATTGTACGGGAATGGTAGCAGCCGACGTAAGGAGA is from Verrucomicrobiota bacterium and encodes:
- a CDS encoding redoxin domain-containing protein, with the translated sequence MKRLAAKPFALLGVNSDPKQHLKQVIKKENMTWRSWWDGGDTSGPIASKWNVHSWPTTYVLDAKGVIRFKDVREKEMDEAVDALLKEMRR